caaataaaaaacaaataagaaagTCAAGTTGtatatattttagtttattataaTAACAATACGAGGAGTAAGTTTTTTGCCTATATGATTTGGTCGGCCTGTTGCAtgtagtttttaataataatttaaagtgTTCAAAATTCTTAATGTACTGGCTAGAACATAGTTGATATTTTAATCACCTTTTGATGTTAGGCAGGGGTGTGCATCGGTAGGtttggttcagttcggtttAAGATTTGCAGAAACTGTCGGTTTTGAACTGTCTATAATTACAAACCAAATtgctcaatatttttaatttaaatgaataaaattaatatcaaaaaatttCGATCAGTTCGGTTTGGGTTTTGTCATTCGGTTTGGGCCTTCAAATTGACTACAGTCAGGACCTTTAAATTCAAGATACATGAATTCAATTTTATAACTTCATActacataaaaattaaacagaTTTATTGCTATTCGTATACATATCCCTTTCCAATGCCATAAAgatgtataaaattataattcaacATTATGCAGATTACATATTGTAAATTTACAATAGTTCATATATGAAAAAAGAGAGCTTCAGATCCAATTAAATCCCACCAAATACAATTCATAAACTGATTGTAAATCATTAAGCATCTGTGCAAGAGAAGAAGGTAAACAAACAGTctatgaaacaaaaacataaatataaaccTACTaaatagtttatattttataaaaaaattaactataaattaataaaaagttaatgGTTAAAAGATTTATAAAAAACAAGAATTCATAATTTACTTATTGTTTTATTTGTAATGCGAACTACGACATTGTAGCCCAAAAATGTGTCATTTCATCACATCAATGAAGAGGGCGTTACAATATTTGAAATTGGTGGTAGTTTTGTCATATaactcaaaattaaaaatttcaaaatagtttaacaaataaaaatcacttaaataatttgaaaatagaACTTGAAACCATAAATTTCAAAACAGGCCAATAACTATGAAACAAGATATTCCAAATCAGGTTTGAGATCATGAATCAGGAAGCATTTCACTTCAATTGACAACAGAGTTATAACTTATAAGTTATAAGTAATAATTTGTAAGAAAAGTTAAACTATTAATTTgtagatattttaaaacatatcAAACTCAACACAAAACATGAAAGTTTAATCAATGTCAATTGTTAATAAACATTATATAAAGTATATAATGAATTATTTTGAAAGAGTTAAAGAGTTAAAATATCATACTTTTAGTTTTACTTCCCACCACCGGTTTAGTAAAGTTTAAATTCAGAAGGGACATGATAACGTCAGATCTTTTCAGAAGGGTGAAAGGGACATGATCCATCAAAAGGGCATAAGCTTTATagttttttagagttttataTAATCACAGCTTCTGATTTCAAAAGGGATTAGGGACACTGGAACAAATTAGTTCCACAATTTGCTTCCACCACCAGAAAACTCCAAACTACACATGATTTAACATGTGTTCCAAAAGCAAACAATTGCATCATTGATCTTACTATGTTTTAGAAAACAGGAGAGCCAACATTTGGCAACTTTAGatagccaaataaaaaaaaagttcagaATAAAACAGATAAGGTAGTAATGCTAAGGGAAATAAACATGAAATAATGAAATGGATAGAAGCGCATAACTTTGCTTGAATATTTCAAACTCGTCAATTGATTCTTCTTTAACCAGAGGGTTATTTGCTTGTCAAAGCCAATCCTAAGTAGATATTAGTGCCTCCGCCAATTAAGGAATCAGGGAACTCCTTAAGCAATAAAGTACTCTCCCACCAGATTGAGTGCAAACTCAGATGCCACAGTGAAAATGAGAACAACAAGTTTATCTCAAGCAAGTCGAGAGAGAGCTGAAAAGCGCAATGAATTTTGCTTCACCAACTTAAAACCTCAAGATCATCGTCATCTTTAATCAAGTCCTCACTTAGATAAACATCCAACTCACTCATTCGAGCACTTAAAGGTCCCATTTTCCTCTTGTGCTGTTTGAATCGTGCTTTCATTACTGGGAGATGTTTTTTATTTCTAGCTGCAACATGGACATTAACAACTTCCATTTTTCTTTGAGCAACCAAGATAAACGCTATATTTATCATGATTGATTAAAACAAGAACAGATTGATGCATAACAAACACAATAAGCTTGGTAGAAATGCTTTATCAACTGCACAAACATCATAGCTTTTGGAAGATTGGATATGCTGAATACAAAATctattgaatataaaaaatgtgTTGCATTCTACAAATCAAGCGGACATATTTAATGCAGTTAAATTTTGTTTTCGATTGTGCCATTACTCATTTCGTCTCTTTTTATCTCAACACGCACATATTGGTTTGCAAGAATCAAATAACAAAGGTGAAATCGAGCAAAGATAATATTCcacaaaaatataaagaaactCAAAATAAGgacacatttttttaatttttttttattgtttttgagtttatattttgttttttttattcactttcttttaatttcatattttttgctgTTAGGTTTGAAGAATTGAAGAATTATTTTACGGGTGTTGGTTGTTTTATGGTTATGTGTCAAGGGAAGATAAATAATTATGGACTGCAAGTTTTTTAAGATAGCATGGAAGGACTAGAATATTTAATTAACCAGAACTAAATAGGTCAACTGATCAAGGACTAAAGTGTTTAATTTGTCTATTCACAATAAATAAGAGCTGTTTGGGGGCAGCCTTTGAGAGTGCCATACACACAGTTGCAAGAATTCTCGATGCCTTAGACAATAgggaaattttaataaataaagagTCAATGCGTCCCTTAAACTTATGATACGGGGTcatctaattcaatttatacatttttgagcaactaaccccaaaactcttcatttttaggtcaaataaccccataattgttttcttaaaatacgtaaaatacaaatcgaaagtgagggatgcaaaaaagtaattaaatacttccctaattgtcgagatataattatcctaaatccattctgtaaaataaaaatataaattatgaggtTATTTGATCttaaaatgaagagttttggggttagttgctcaaaaagtataaattgggttagatgaccccgtgtcacaagttcagggagCGCGTTGAccttttattcaaattttattcatatactccctccgtcccgtttaagaagtcccatttaaaaagttccattactatttttagaatatttttccattgaataccccattttacccttattttagttatcttaaaagagttttatggaaaattccactattattaataggggcaaaacatgaaaaaacatgaaaagacaagaataattaatgttttcttaatctgtgtgtaaagtcaaatgggacttctaaagtgggacggagggagtattaaataCATTAAAGCATTCTTTATGAATTTCACAacttatgtaaaaaaaattcttcctCACTTGAAGTGACCACTAGGATGAGCAAATGTTGACTAAACAAATGTAATcatatatttgaattaattttagttatttcatTCGGTTAATAAATATTGTaattacaattattatttttaaaaccaagattaattgaattaacataataattttcataaataattaaattaatttaagcaAATTGACTAGTTTAGATTGctgattatatttaaaattttaattaatttgaataaattttatttgaaatcaCTAATTTAATCGCTtcgattataaaataaaataattaatttaatttgattgtgGATTCAATCAATAACTTTTAACCGAATCGGAAGGTTGGTCACGCCTAAACCGCACAGCCTGACCCCAATTTTCAATTTGTCTCTGTCAATTCTATACAATCACTTTTACTGTCTCGTGAAAAGATGAAAAGTACAGAAACATCAAAAGTCTCTCTCTCTGTGTTGCCTTGCGAATTGCgatccttattttattttccctCCCTCTCCTTTGCGCGCgattattttctctttctcaTAATAAATTATCAGTAATGCCCCTCAATTTTCACTTCAAAATCAGCTAAACCCTTCAATTTATGCCTAAAACACACCATCTTTTAACACTTAATTTGAGTGTTCATCTCGTATTATATTATCCcttcataattaaaataactcGCTGCTCATCACCGCTCTCTTTCCCCCCCTCCAATTATTATCTGCCGGTTGAGGTAATTTTACATTTCAACTCTCGATGTACTTTCTACTCTAATCTTCTCACAATCTattgaaattttgtaatttcCACATTTCTTGAATTTTGCTTGTTACAGCTAGGGTTTTCTTGTTGTCTTGTTCGGTGAATCAATTTATTTCACGTATTTTATTCGAGTACACATTGATTCACAGTATGTTTTTGGTTGATGAAACAATCCatctgtaatttttttgttttaatgtaTTATACTGGAtgattttggtgttttttttagcTAGTAGAGGAAACTAGAACCAAAGTTAATTTCTTTATTGTTTGGGAAGTGAAGCTCGAGAACAGATTGTCATTGTTTTGCATTgtctgaaaaaattcaaaagtttctgtTTGAGTTTAtcgaattaaattgctaagaacTACTTCTTTCAACTCAATAAAGAGCAACGTAAGCAACCCCATTTTTCACCTTGAATTGGTCAAAATATTCGGAATTTCTTACTTTTCGGGGaggattttttaataaattatattcaattttgatctaaaaaataatgttttcGTTTCTTGTTGGTGTTTATTACAGAATAGGTCGGTGATAAAATGAGCCGGCCGACCACTCGtagcaaaaataaaagaaataaacaagGAGATAATGTTAATATAACTTCTGAAATATTaaggtatatatttttttcttttgtattgTACATTTTCTTGTTCATCTGCATTCTGTgtgtttttgtgattttttttttggttctttATGAAGGAAAATACATGTAACGGGTGGTGAAGTAACAAATGACGATATAAATCAGTTGTACATGATATGGAAGCCAGTTTGTCAAGGCTGTCGTGTAAATACTAAAGATAATCCCAACTGTTTTTGCGGGCTGATTCCACCGCCCAACGGGAGTCGTAAATCTGGTTTATGGCAGAAATTATCGGAGATAGAGCAAGCTATGGGTGAAGATCCATGCAATAATCTTCGTGCATCTTCTGATTCACCGGCTGGTCTCACGAATCTCGGAGCAACATGCTATGCCAACAGCATACTTCAGTATCTATATATGAATACTTCTTTCCGAGAAGGCCTTTTCAGTGTTGAACCAGAACTACTGAAACAACAACCTGTCCTGGATGAGCTTGCCCGGCTTTTTGCAAAGTTGCATGCTGGGAAAATGGCTTTTATTGATTCAGCTCCATTTATAAagacactggagttagacaatGGAGTTCAACAGGATAGCCATGAGTTCTTGACCCTACTTCTTTCTTTGCTTGAGCGTTGTCTAAGCTATTCAGAGGTTTCCAAGGTCAGAACAATTGTTCAAGATCTATTCCGCGGAAGTGTGTCACATGTAACAACGTAAGAAAAACTAGATTTGGTCATGCATTTCATCTTTCTTTGTATTGGATTTTGTGCTTTCAGCATTACAATGACAACCAAGCATTTTTTCTCTGCACGCCTCTGTTAATGTCTGGACGGTGTCTCCCTTGGTGTTGGAAAAACAGTAACATCACATGTCATGAAATGAAAGACAGAATGTAATTGAAGAACAAGGAAGAATAATGATGGCAATATACAACAATAGAAAAAAAGAACAGAAAAAGAAAGAGGCATAATGCCTTATTATTGAGACGTAATGCCTTCTTATAACAAGGAGGAAAGATGATGAATATAGGCAGCAAAAGAAAATAGAGGCGTAATGCCTTCTTATTGAGCTTGAGAGTTATCGATTTTCTGTACTTATATTGCCAAAAACATTTGTTTGTTTTCTGTAGCTAATTTTACAAGCTGACCTTTCTATGTTTGTTCTGCCTGAAGATGCTCAAAATGTGGAAGAGATTCTGAAGCATCGTATAAGATGGAAGATTTTTATGAGCTGGAATTGAATGTAAAAGGGTTGAAAAACTTGGATGAAAGTTTGGACGATTACCTTAGTGTGGAAGAGCTTCATGGCGAGAATCAGTATTTCTGTGAGATATGTAAAACGCGAGTTGATGCCAATCGCAGTATTAAACTACAAACTCTGCCCGATGTCCTTAATTTTCAGCTTAAACGTTGTGTTTTCCTTCCAAAGGTACTTGTGATGTgtttttgaatttcaatttgatGCATTTTGCACTTCTTTGTCGTATGAGGACTTCATGTGCTTCTATAATGCTGGTTTAGCTTCTTGGCAATTGGCAAGACATTTTAGCATTTTCTTTATGTATTGATTTTTGTCAGTAGACCACAACAAAGAAGAAAATCACTTCTGCATTTGGGTTCCCGGGAGTACTGGATATGCGGCAGAGACTGTCTGAACCTTCTCAGCTTGATTGGGTATATGACTTGACCGCAGTGTTGATTCACAAGGGAACTGCTGTTAACAGCGGCCATTACACTGCTCATATTAGGGATGAGCGTACTGGGCAATGGTGGGAATTTGATGATGAGCATGTCTCAAACTTAGGTTGCCACCCTTTTGGAGAAGTCTCTTCAAGTTCTTCATCTAAAGTTGTTCATAGCGAGCCACCAGCTTCCAAAGAAGAAGTGCATACCGTTTCCAATGGAAATCATATCGATGGTGCTCAGCCAAAGTCTTTGAAATCCAGCACTGACAGCCATGAGATGTTTTCATCAAATGATGCGTACATGTTGATGTATACTCTTAGGCGAACTAAGAAGGTAGCTGATAAATATGGTTCCAACAAAATGTTATCAGAAGATTGGGAGACTTCTTTACACAACAGTTCTCTTCCATCTCACCTCTTAGAAGATGTAAAGGCTTTGAATGCCTCTTACCTTGATGCTTGCCAACAGTACAAGATAAAGAAGGAGAATGAGGTGAATCTTATTACTGAACGAAGACAAGAAGTGCGAACAATTCTTTCTGAAGCTCCTGTCCAGTCACTTGAAATATCATTTTGTTGGGTTTCCACAGACTGGCTTCGCCAGTGGGCCGACAACATTACATCACCGTAAGTTCAAGTTTCTAATGATGTAGCTGTTATGTCTTATGAAGttgcttttcttttatttgcttCATAATCTGTTATTTCCAGAATAATATACATACTAGGCTTCAGTGAAGCTtcttataattaatatacaacAACTTTCTCATGGAAACCTTAGCTCAATACAACTGCGGTGATGATgagtttttttgtgtttttatttgcTTTTGCATGGCTGATTCTGATAGTGATTTGCTACAACTAATCTATGATGGCTGAATCTGATGATGagttgtttgtaaacatttgcagTATGTTGGATAACACTCCTATCCAATGCTCACATGGAAAAGTCCCCGTATCAAAAGTAAGTTCCTTGAAGCGGTTGTCTGCTGAATCTTGGGCCAAATTGCTCTCTAAGGTATCCACATGTCTGCTTTTTCCCAGTTTTGACTAGAGAActgtattttatttatctacTTTCTTTACCTAATTGTGCATTTGTATATTTGGATGGTGAAAGATGCCTCAAATATGCTAGGTATTTTATTGAAACAGAGGTGATATGCACCAAAAAAGGCACTTTGCTTGAGTAAAGTAAGCTGctcttattaattaaaatttaagctTCCATAACACAAATGAGGCAATATAATGTGAAACGGGAATACTGAAGCTTCCATTTCATAATCAGTGGGCAAAAGTATTCTATTTCATCTTAACTATTATTGATTAAGAAGCATTTTTCTACTGCTTCATCTCCAATTTGTTTCACTGCTTCCAGCTCCTTCTTCTTTACATCTTATTTCTGTCTCGTTCAATGCTTGTAAACTCAGTATGGTGGAGGGCCGATGCTGACTAACAACGACTGCTGCATGGCCTGCCTTCAAGATGGTGCACAATCAGTGGTCTGTGCTGATAGCTATAGGGATCGAAGGACATTAATGAGAGATCTTGTGAATGATGTATTGATAGGGAAGGACCTAGATGGAAAATACTATGTATCTAAAACATGGTACGATTAAAAATCTTATCCTTCTTTCTCCCCTTTTCCAATTGATATCCTGTTGCTTATGTCATCAAGTAGTTGTAAGTTATTTGAGGGCATTTCCTGCATTAGGAATGGACTGATTGTAAAAATACTATAATGCTTTTTATGATCCATCTTATGATCTcttttgagaattttttaatACACCCCCAAGaagttcaaaagcattttctGGTATCTGAACCTTCATATTATTTTTGGTATTGGTTTTGGCAGCAGGATTAGTGAAAACATACCATTTCAATTTTTGTAGGTTGCAGCAGTGGGTGCGAAGAAAAAATCTTGATGCTCCAAATGAAGCTGATGCAGGACCCACAGTTTCAATCAGGTGTCCTCATGGGAAACTGATGCCTGAGCAAGCACCTGGTGCCAAGCGAGTGCTTGTTCCTGAGAAGCTATGGCTTTTCTTCTACGAGGATGCCATTGCAGTGAAACCTGATGATTCCTCGGGTTGCATAACTTTTCCTTCAGATTCTCAGCAGTGCTCCCAGTGTTGTGATGAAATTTCTGAAGAAGCATGCTTGGAGGACTCCCTAAGGTACATGTAAATTACAGCCGCGAGCTGTTAACCTTATGTATGTGCATGGATGCATGGGTGCCTGTGTTTATATTTTTCGAGTCTTTTCTGCAGAGTGGTGAAGATAAAACAGCGCCAGAATCATGAGAAATTGTCAATGGGCAAAAGTATTCCTTTATCTTTGCATTGCAAGTATTACTTGGTGTCCTCGTCATGGCTCACAAGATGGAGAAACTATGTAACTGCAGTGAGCAAGAATACTTCTTCATCAGTGGAACCTGAGACTCTTGATATAGTCATGAATTCACTGAAATGTGAAAAGGTAAGTTGCTATATTTTTCTGCAATATTTGGTATAtttaggggtgtaaatgaaccgagccgagccgaACTTTGAGGTATTCATGTTCGGCTCATTACATGAACGGGGTGTttatgttcggttcatgttcattCGAGGTTTGAATAAAGtattcatgttcggttcatttaaaatttatagtgttcAAGCTTGTTCCTTTTGCAGATAAATGAACAAACACGAACTGAAACAATGTAATTCTCcccttttttaatcatttgttcaaaataatatagttttaatatattaaaagaacaaagtatatttaatttaattagtactaGCTAGTTAACGATTTTTTTCGAGTTCCTATACAAACCAGTTTGTGAACTCTTTACCAAACTcttaatcgagctcgttcacgaacaatTAAACGAGTTTGTGAACGTAAACGAGCCAAACACCACTGTGTTCATATTCTGTTCgtttaaataaatgaacaaaaaattaaGCTTGAGGTCGGTTGGTTTATAATGCGAACAAACACGAACTTATCTCTTATCGAGGCGAACGCTGAGCAGCTCGGTTCGTTTAGGGCCCTAGGTATATTTTCAATCGTTACTTTTTCAAGAGTCTTTTCCCATGTAGATAATATGTTTTTGTACCTGTGATTGATGTTAATGGTGCTTCTTTCTTTGTATCTTTTATTTTCTGGTCTGCGGTGGCCTCCCTGGCGCCTCTGAATCTGAGCAACTTCATTTGCAACAGATCACTCATGCCCTCCTTTTGAGCTGCATTATTTGCTTTGCCTTCTCTGACCTCTATAATAATTctgttttttgtgttttatcTTTCGATGGAATAAGGTGTTGCAGACATTTGAGGTAATGAAACCTGTAGCATAAATGAgcttttaaattgaaattggaTTTCAAGGAACTTGGACAAGGCAATCTGTTGCATAAATGAGCGTGCACTTTGTCTGttattgatattttatgttTGCTATAGAAGAACGTGCCGTAGTCTTCTTGTTTGCTCTCCCTCGTATATACTCTCTCCTCTCCCTTTTGTTTCAGCATTTGCGACTCCTAGAAAGGGCTCCTGATCTGATCTCCAAACGTGGCATGCTTTTCCAGAAGGGTTCTACTGTAAGTATGATTAAATCCTCATGAACTTGAATATGAATACTCTATGATATTGATTGGTGTTCTTAGAAAGAAAAGATGACATTATCAGCTTTAACTTAGAATTTAGTTTGTTGCATTTTAAAGCTTTCACTTCATAGATTAAAACTGTGAGTTCCTTAGCATATTTAATTTACTTTATGAAGAAATTTTACCAGTGCCCTAGGCCATTTCCTTTTCAAGATAATTCTTTGACGAGTGTTCCATGATCCATCCAATCAATATTTATGTGATGCTCTAATTTCTCTCCGCCTTCTACATATTCTAGACTGATGGGTTAACAATCATTACGGACGATGACTGGAACAACTTCTGTGAAGAGTGGGGTGGTAATAAGGAGGAGGGCATATCTGCAGTAATTGAACCAAGTAATGTGGTGGAAAATAGAATGTCTCTCTCCTCCGAAGTGACAGCAGCGACTGAGGGGCAGTTGAATAGTCCAGATGATGTAAATGACAAGACTGACAGCAGACTGCCTGTTATTAGGACATGTCCGGAGGTATTGAAATTTTACCTAGTTTAGTCTACTTTTTATCAGCTATAAATATCCACCTCGAGTTACTATTTCATTTATCCATCTGATTGTGGTATCTTTAAATATTGTTAGATTTGTGAGGACTGCATAGGTGAAAAAGAAAGTTGTAAGTTGATGCAGAAACTTAACTACTCCAATGAGGATATACATGTAACACTTATACGTGGTAAGGAAGCTCCAAGGTCAATTCTAGAAGCTTCTAAGATCACTTCAGAGCCTGATCGACGGGCTTCCAAGCGTTCTCGAAAGACTAGCTATGGGAATTCCGTACATTTAAAAGTTTCTGGCTTTACATCAATATACCAATTGAAAATGATGATATGGGAATCATTTGGGGTAAGCAGATTGGTCAAATGTCAATGTTAACATATGAATTTTGACATATAATGCATGGTCATGATAAATCTGGGATAAAATTGCATGGATCTTCATAGATAGGAAAAATAGTTACGGTGGCTGAGGAAACAATAAAGAAGTCCCAGAAATTTAACCCATGGTTGCAGGAGGCTGGCTGGCTTCTAAAGGTGTACACCTGGTTTAGCTAATATATATCTTATACAGTTTTACATTAACCATGTAAAAATGTTGCCACATAAAAGTGAAATAAAGGCATCAGTGCTGCAGTATGATTCATTATGTTCATTGTTGTGGACATAATTCTCAAGTTGCGAAATAAATTAAGCCTGTTTCTGTCTTGGCCATCTACAGAACTTGATTCAGGCTCTCTCAAAATGTCCATATATGAGGCCTTTGTGCATGGAAGGTGTGATCACCTTTTGTATGTGCCCCTTGTATCTGCAATAAAACTATTTTGATGTTTGAATTGATTACTCTACACTGTCAAATCATAGCCATATGGTCCATCCACTGGTGTAATTTTAGATTTGAATGTGACCTACGGGCGCAATGGATCTTACACCTAAGACACATTCCTGCTGTTAAACTTTGTTCATTTTGTCACATGTAGCTAAAACATCTAATGCAAACAAGCATTTGGGGGTTGATGTGTTGTGCAGGTGGTTAAAGAGAACCAGATACTTCACAAAGGAGAAATGATACTTGACAAGGATGATGCTACTCTTGCAGACTTCAATGTATTCCCTGGTGATAAGTTGTGGGTTCAAGATTCTGAAATTCATGAGCATAGAGATATTGCTGGTAAATAGTCATCCTAATGCTTTAAGTATATGAAACTAGTTTGTCATGTTTGCTCTGTCTTCATGTTTAAGAGGTAGGGCTGTATGCATGAGTCTGCGAACGAGACATGCATTAGCATTCCGCGTGAGCTGCATGATAAATTGTCAGAAAATTAAAATGCTGCTGCTGTTGTGTGTTTAATGATAACTAGTAGGTTCTGATTATAGGGGAGATAGAGGCCTCCCTGGATAGTAACATGATATGGTATAGAGGATAAAGTTCCACAATTTATGCCATAAATAATGGGAATGTAGCTGAAGGCTTCTGAGTAATAAGTCAAAGATAATAATTTACTTCTCTGTTTTACAATTTTGATCTAAATCCCACTCATGGGGGGAATAATAATATGTCGAGGTTTCACTCTCTCattgatttataaattctcTATTGTAAATGATTTTGTACTTCCTTTACATGGGTTGCACCTGCATCGGTATCTTtgactattaaatttatttctcatCCAGAGATAAAATTCTTTCAAAGGTTTTACACTCTGAAATGTTTCTTACTCTTTTGATGTCCGTCGAATCTTATTGTTTGACAGATGAGCTTGCTGGTGAGAAAATGAATGCTCAGCATGCTGAGGAAGGATTTCGGGGGACACTGTTAACTGCAAGTATTTCGTCCCAACCTGTTCAAGATGTATGCTCTAAAATGTGATCATATTGCATATCCACAGTTTTGTACATGTTAATTTTGGGAGAGAACAGTCCAAACACTAGACCTGCTTATAGTTATCAGAGGTAACAGTCATTTCACATTCAAGACTCTGTTTCTTCTTTTCAATTAATGGATGCGTAgtggttttgtttgataattttGTCTTTTCAATTAATATAATGACCCAATAGAAGTGCTGAATTTTAGTTGGGATTTTCTTCTGGCAAGAGACATACTATTGATTAACAAAACATTGGCTCTGCcttcttttttatataaaaaaatagataaactgAACAAAATCATTTGACGATGACTGACCTGCTGTGTTATGTGTCCACTACATTCTTACTGCATTTATACTGTTGCTTAGCCTTGTAGATGGTCTCACACCTGTTTCTCTATCCGGCTTGGCTGTGAGCCAGAAATGTGCATACCCTTATCTTGCTACATTGGACTATAATATGTTCTCTAAATGCTCCTCTTGTTTTGGAGAAAGTTTGTGTTGATCTCTTAGGCTATGTTTGGTTTATGGAATACGGAATAGAATAGTTATTGCATATAGAATAACTATTTCTTACTTTGGTTTATGGAATAGTAACTACATGGAATTATTATTCTATGATTTTGTGAAATAAGTATTTCTcccaaaaaataaagaatagcTGTTACATTCCATATATCAAACATAGCTATAGTATTGTTCCGGCTTTGTAACAAGAAGAGTAAGAATTTTCAATTTGTTGATCTTTTGTTAAGTTAAAAGTTAAAAGTGCTGctcttttatgttatttaatgaCTGAAATGAtgttatttttatgttaaatcGAGATTTAAAATGCATGGAGGTTTC
This region of Mercurialis annua linkage group LG1-X, ddMerAnnu1.2, whole genome shotgun sequence genomic DNA includes:
- the LOC126682029 gene encoding ubiquitin carboxyl-terminal hydrolase 26 isoform X1 → MPKTHHLLTLNLSVHLVLYYPFIIKITRCSSPLSFPPSNYYLPVEVGDKMSRPTTRSKNKRNKQGDNVNITSEILRKIHVTGGEVTNDDINQLYMIWKPVCQGCRVNTKDNPNCFCGLIPPPNGSRKSGLWQKLSEIEQAMGEDPCNNLRASSDSPAGLTNLGATCYANSILQYLYMNTSFREGLFSVEPELLKQQPVLDELARLFAKLHAGKMAFIDSAPFIKTLELDNGVQQDSHEFLTLLLSLLERCLSYSEVSKVRTIVQDLFRGSVSHVTTCSKCGRDSEASYKMEDFYELELNVKGLKNLDESLDDYLSVEELHGENQYFCEICKTRVDANRSIKLQTLPDVLNFQLKRCVFLPKTTTKKKITSAFGFPGVLDMRQRLSEPSQLDWVYDLTAVLIHKGTAVNSGHYTAHIRDERTGQWWEFDDEHVSNLGCHPFGEVSSSSSSKVVHSEPPASKEEVHTVSNGNHIDGAQPKSLKSSTDSHEMFSSNDAYMLMYTLRRTKKVADKYGSNKMLSEDWETSLHNSSLPSHLLEDVKALNASYLDACQQYKIKKENEVNLITERRQEVRTILSEAPVQSLEISFCWVSTDWLRQWADNITSPMLDNTPIQCSHGKVPVSKVSSLKRLSAESWAKLLSKYGGGPMLTNNDCCMACLQDGAQSVVCADSYRDRRTLMRDLVNDVLIGKDLDGKYYVSKTWLQQWVRRKNLDAPNEADAGPTVSIRCPHGKLMPEQAPGAKRVLVPEKLWLFFYEDAIAVKPDDSSGCITFPSDSQQCSQCCDEISEEACLEDSLRVVKIKQRQNHEKLSMGKSIPLSLHCKYYLVSSSWLTRWRNYVTAVSKNTSSSVEPETLDIVMNSLKCEKHLRLLERAPDLISKRGMLFQKGSTTDGLTIITDDDWNNFCEEWGGNKEEGISAVIEPSNVVENRMSLSSEVTAATEGQLNSPDDVNDKTDSRLPVIRTCPEICEDCIGEKESCKLMQKLNYSNEDIHVTLIRGKEAPRSILEASKITSEPDRRASKRSRKTSYGNSVHLKVSGFTSIYQLKMMIWESFGVVKENQILHKGEMILDKDDATLADFNVFPGDKLWVQDSEIHEHRDIADELAGEKMNAQHAEEGFRGTLLTASISSQPVQDVCSKM
- the LOC126682029 gene encoding ubiquitin carboxyl-terminal hydrolase 26 isoform X2, translating into MSRPTTRSKNKRNKQGDNVNITSEILRKIHVTGGEVTNDDINQLYMIWKPVCQGCRVNTKDNPNCFCGLIPPPNGSRKSGLWQKLSEIEQAMGEDPCNNLRASSDSPAGLTNLGATCYANSILQYLYMNTSFREGLFSVEPELLKQQPVLDELARLFAKLHAGKMAFIDSAPFIKTLELDNGVQQDSHEFLTLLLSLLERCLSYSEVSKVRTIVQDLFRGSVSHVTTCSKCGRDSEASYKMEDFYELELNVKGLKNLDESLDDYLSVEELHGENQYFCEICKTRVDANRSIKLQTLPDVLNFQLKRCVFLPKTTTKKKITSAFGFPGVLDMRQRLSEPSQLDWVYDLTAVLIHKGTAVNSGHYTAHIRDERTGQWWEFDDEHVSNLGCHPFGEVSSSSSSKVVHSEPPASKEEVHTVSNGNHIDGAQPKSLKSSTDSHEMFSSNDAYMLMYTLRRTKKVADKYGSNKMLSEDWETSLHNSSLPSHLLEDVKALNASYLDACQQYKIKKENEVNLITERRQEVRTILSEAPVQSLEISFCWVSTDWLRQWADNITSPMLDNTPIQCSHGKVPVSKVSSLKRLSAESWAKLLSKYGGGPMLTNNDCCMACLQDGAQSVVCADSYRDRRTLMRDLVNDVLIGKDLDGKYYVSKTWLQQWVRRKNLDAPNEADAGPTVSIRCPHGKLMPEQAPGAKRVLVPEKLWLFFYEDAIAVKPDDSSGCITFPSDSQQCSQCCDEISEEACLEDSLRVVKIKQRQNHEKLSMGKSIPLSLHCKYYLVSSSWLTRWRNYVTAVSKNTSSSVEPETLDIVMNSLKCEKHLRLLERAPDLISKRGMLFQKGSTTDGLTIITDDDWNNFCEEWGGNKEEGISAVIEPSNVVENRMSLSSEVTAATEGQLNSPDDVNDKTDSRLPVIRTCPEICEDCIGEKESCKLMQKLNYSNEDIHVTLIRGKEAPRSILEASKITSEPDRRASKRSRKTSYGNSVHLKVSGFTSIYQLKMMIWESFGVVKENQILHKGEMILDKDDATLADFNVFPGDKLWVQDSEIHEHRDIADELAGEKMNAQHAEEGFRGTLLTASISSQPVQDVCSKM